A single region of the Sorghum bicolor cultivar BTx623 chromosome 7, Sorghum_bicolor_NCBIv3, whole genome shotgun sequence genome encodes:
- the LOC8057865 gene encoding hydroxymethylglutaryl-CoA synthase isoform X2 has product MAFCSEVEDVVSMSLTVVASLLQKYNIDPKLIGRLEVGSETVIDKSKSIKTWLMQIFEESGNTDIEGVDSSNACYGGTAALLNCVNWVESKSWDGRYGLVVCTDSAVYAEGPARPTGGAAAIAMLIGPNAPISFERKYKASHMAHAYDFYKPDLASEYPVVDGKLSQTCYLMALDSCYKQFCTKYEKLVGEQFSISDADYCVFHSPYNKLVQKSFARLFFNDFMRNCSSVDNDAKEKLLPFANLNSEESYQSRDLEKASQQVAKHLYDIKVQPSTLLPKQIGNMYTASLYAALASVVYNKHNSLAGQRIIMFSYGSGLTSTLFSLRLHEGQHPFSLANIASMLDVTAKLNSRHVTPPEKFVETLKLMEHRYGAKDFETSQDTSLLPPGTFYLTKVDSMYRRFYDKKASDDIVWGKTKVSNALANSQ; this is encoded by the exons ATGGCATTCTGCAGCGAGGTGGAAGACGTTGTATCTATGAG CTTGACAGTTGTTGCATccctgctgcaaaagtacaacatTGATCCTAAGCTAATTGGACGCTTGGAGGTTGGTAGTGAAACGGTGATAGATAAAAGCAAGTCCATCAAAACATGGCTGATGCAAATTTTCGAG GAAAGTGGTAATACTGACATTGAAGGAGTCGACTCGAGCAATGCATGCTATGGTGGAACAGCTGCCCTGTTGAACTGTGTGAATTGGGTTGAGAGTAAATCATGGGATGGACGCTATGGCCTTGTCGTTTGCACAGACAGCGCG GTTTATGCAGAAGGACCTGCTCGTCCTACAGGGGGTGCTGCTGCTATTGCAATGCTTATTGGTCCAAATGCTCCTATATCTTTTGAAAGAAAATATAAAGCTTCCCACATGGCCCATGCTTACGATTTCTACAAGCCGGATCTTGCAAGTGAATACCCG GTTGTTGATGGAAAGTTATCTCAAACATGCTACTTGATGGCTCTCGATTCATGTTATAAACAGTTTTGTACCAA GTATGAAAAGCTAGTCGGAGAACAGTTCTCAATATCTGATGCAGATTATTGCGTGTTCCATTCTCCATATAATAAG CTTGTGCAGAAAAGTTTCGCTCGACTCTTCTTTAATGATTTCATGCGCAATTGCAG CTCAGTTGATAACGATGCTAAAGAGAAGCTTCTACCTTTTGCAAATCTGAATAGTGAAGAAAGTTACCAAAGCCGTGACTTGGAAAAG GCTTCTCAGCAAGTTGCAAAGCATTTGTATGACATCAAAGTTCAACCGTCAACTTTGCTTCCAAAACAAATCGGTAACATGTATACTGCATCTCTGTATGCAGCACTGGCCTCTGTAGTCTACAACAAGCACAACAGTCTA GCTGGCCAACGAATCATTATGTTCTCTTATGGCAGTGGCTTGACATCGACATTGTTCTCATTAAGATTGCATGAGGGACAACATCCCTTCAGCCTAGCAAACATTGCTTCCATGCTTGATGTAACAGCAAAGCTCAACTCAAGACATGTG ACACCACCTGAGAAGTTTGTTGAGACATTGAAGCTGATGGAGCACCGTTACGGAGCAAAGGATTTCGAGACAAGCCAAGACACAAGCCTGTTGCCACCTGGCACATTCTACCTTACAAAAGTTGATTCCATGTATAGGAGGTTCTATGACAAGAAAGCATCTGACGACATTGTTTGGGGTAAAACCAAGGTTAGCAATGCCCTAGCAAATAGCCAATAG
- the LOC110437317 gene encoding spidroin-1-like, whose amino-acid sequence MECTSRQWCCRELALDTCRDVQVPASSSRRVTATAFPGAGVLGWAPAFPGVGVLGWARDGSGVPRCRRPRQGRVLGRGSSVATRGALAASVAGRAASVAGRGTFGWARDGSGPRWCPRPRQERVLGRGSSVATRGALAASVAGRTATVAGRGPGRGAGGQERPGGVFGALAGRAASVAGRGTFGWARDGSGPRWCPRSRQGRVLGRGSLVSGRGALAASVAGRAATVVGRDPGRGAGGQERPGGGVERPRAARGRGAWEGAGAADSRDLVRRVGGSRGSGQSRPRSGARRGE is encoded by the exons ATGGAGTGCACTTCAAGACAATG GTGCTGCAGAGAATTAGCCCTTGATACCTGCAGGGATGTTCAGGTGCCGGCGTCCTCGTCTAGGCGCGTGACGGCGACGGCGTTCCCCGGTGCCGGCGTCCTCGGCTGGGCGC CGGCGTTCCCCGGTGTCGGCGTCCTCGGCTGGGCGCGTGACGGCAGCGGCGTTCCCCGgtgtcggcgtcctcggcaggGGCGCGTCCTCGGCAGGGGCTCGTCGGTGGCGACCAGGGGCGCCCTGGCGGCGTCGGTGGCGGGCAGGGCGGCGTCGGTGGCGGGCAGGGGCACCTTCGGCTGGGCGCGTGACGGCAGCGGCCCTCGCTGGTGTCCGCGACCTCGGCAGGAGCGCGTCCTCGGCAGGGGCTCGTCGGTGGCGACCAGGGGCGCCCTGGCGGCGTCGGTGGCGGGCAGGACGGCGACGGTGGCGGGCAGGGGTCCTGGCCGCGGCGCTGGCGGGCAGGAGCGCCCTGGCGGCGTCTTTGGCGCCCTGGCGGGCAGGGCGGCGTCGGTGGCGGGCAGGGGCACCTTCGGCTGGGCGCGTGACGGCAGCGGCCCTCGCTGGTGTCCGCGTTCTCGGCAAGGGCGCGTCCTCGGCAGGGGCTCGCTGGTGTCGGGCAGGGGCGCCCTGGCGGCGTCGGTGGCGGGCAGGGCGGCGACGGTGGTGGGCAGGGATCCTGGCCGCGGCGCTGGCGGGCAGGAGCGACCTGGCGGCGGCGTTGAGCGACCTCGTGCGGCGCGTGGGAGGGGCGCGTGGGAGGGAGCCGGGGCAGCGGACAGTCGCGACCTCGTGCGGCGTGTGGGAGGGAGTCGAGGCAGCGGACAGTCGCGACCTCGTTCCGGCGCGCGGAGGGGTGAGTGA
- the LOC8057865 gene encoding hydroxymethylglutaryl-CoA synthase isoform X1, translated as MEEGKDVGILAMDIYFPPTCVQQEALEAHDGASKGKYTIGLGQDCMAFCSEVEDVVSMSLTVVASLLQKYNIDPKLIGRLEVGSETVIDKSKSIKTWLMQIFEESGNTDIEGVDSSNACYGGTAALLNCVNWVESKSWDGRYGLVVCTDSAVYAEGPARPTGGAAAIAMLIGPNAPISFERKYKASHMAHAYDFYKPDLASEYPVVDGKLSQTCYLMALDSCYKQFCTKYEKLVGEQFSISDADYCVFHSPYNKLVQKSFARLFFNDFMRNCSSVDNDAKEKLLPFANLNSEESYQSRDLEKASQQVAKHLYDIKVQPSTLLPKQIGNMYTASLYAALASVVYNKHNSLAGQRIIMFSYGSGLTSTLFSLRLHEGQHPFSLANIASMLDVTAKLNSRHVTPPEKFVETLKLMEHRYGAKDFETSQDTSLLPPGTFYLTKVDSMYRRFYDKKASDDIVWGKTKVSNALANSQ; from the exons ATGGAGGAGGGCAAGGACGTCGGGATCCTCGCCATGGACATCTACTTCCCTCCCACCTGTGTCCAGCAG GAAGCACTGGAGGCTCATGACGGTGCCAGCAAGGGGAAGTACACAATTGGGCTTGGGCAGGATTGCATGGCATTCTGCAGCGAGGTGGAAGACGTTGTATCTATGAG CTTGACAGTTGTTGCATccctgctgcaaaagtacaacatTGATCCTAAGCTAATTGGACGCTTGGAGGTTGGTAGTGAAACGGTGATAGATAAAAGCAAGTCCATCAAAACATGGCTGATGCAAATTTTCGAG GAAAGTGGTAATACTGACATTGAAGGAGTCGACTCGAGCAATGCATGCTATGGTGGAACAGCTGCCCTGTTGAACTGTGTGAATTGGGTTGAGAGTAAATCATGGGATGGACGCTATGGCCTTGTCGTTTGCACAGACAGCGCG GTTTATGCAGAAGGACCTGCTCGTCCTACAGGGGGTGCTGCTGCTATTGCAATGCTTATTGGTCCAAATGCTCCTATATCTTTTGAAAGAAAATATAAAGCTTCCCACATGGCCCATGCTTACGATTTCTACAAGCCGGATCTTGCAAGTGAATACCCG GTTGTTGATGGAAAGTTATCTCAAACATGCTACTTGATGGCTCTCGATTCATGTTATAAACAGTTTTGTACCAA GTATGAAAAGCTAGTCGGAGAACAGTTCTCAATATCTGATGCAGATTATTGCGTGTTCCATTCTCCATATAATAAG CTTGTGCAGAAAAGTTTCGCTCGACTCTTCTTTAATGATTTCATGCGCAATTGCAG CTCAGTTGATAACGATGCTAAAGAGAAGCTTCTACCTTTTGCAAATCTGAATAGTGAAGAAAGTTACCAAAGCCGTGACTTGGAAAAG GCTTCTCAGCAAGTTGCAAAGCATTTGTATGACATCAAAGTTCAACCGTCAACTTTGCTTCCAAAACAAATCGGTAACATGTATACTGCATCTCTGTATGCAGCACTGGCCTCTGTAGTCTACAACAAGCACAACAGTCTA GCTGGCCAACGAATCATTATGTTCTCTTATGGCAGTGGCTTGACATCGACATTGTTCTCATTAAGATTGCATGAGGGACAACATCCCTTCAGCCTAGCAAACATTGCTTCCATGCTTGATGTAACAGCAAAGCTCAACTCAAGACATGTG ACACCACCTGAGAAGTTTGTTGAGACATTGAAGCTGATGGAGCACCGTTACGGAGCAAAGGATTTCGAGACAAGCCAAGACACAAGCCTGTTGCCACCTGGCACATTCTACCTTACAAAAGTTGATTCCATGTATAGGAGGTTCTATGACAAGAAAGCATCTGACGACATTGTTTGGGGTAAAACCAAGGTTAGCAATGCCCTAGCAAATAGCCAATAG
- the LOC8057864 gene encoding uncharacterized protein LOC8057864, with protein MLVLINRYFRSRNSNNSSSNPAGGGGGGDEMAPAAASASASASNVPADLDHMCLPGCMPVGGAKRAAASAAAAAAATVTTTTTARASRHNFVKAAASGLLAGAHFTNHESLPPLPDAYAEFAAAFPQYAQGGARADAIRGEEYQHLDRHVCLDYTGINLFSHAQMNSSLPSTSSAAPPPPSSSASAWQPPFFDIAYKSTSLRTQVQQCGDATVAAKAAGAGIGAAVTRRIMASLKIPDDEYAMVCTANRTTAFRLLAESYSFQPGKQLLPVYDYDSEAVAAMADSARRRGAEVTSASFAWPSMRIHGTDLRKRLARGRRCRGGGGGGGRGLFVFPLASRMTGARYPYLWMSAAHEQGWHVALDACALGTKDLDTFGLSLIRPDFIVCNFFKVFGENPSGFAGLFVKKSSLAALERSVIARSIGIVSIVPARRWSLHDGYSTELEHSRSFPKLAAEPAALDDVDVETTSSFSGPLSSTAITRSRTLQSDAAENGDAHAPEIREVDSSTAENGGFGFYSEEPRAENGHETEEQLAAKEEEEEEHGSVMEVECRGLDHADALGLIAIGNRLRCISNWLVVALQKLRHPHADNGHQLVKLYGPRVKFDRGPSLAFNVFDWKGERVSPLLVQKLADRHSISLTCGFLCNIWFSDKYEAERSVVLEHRIAGDSVAVGAGGKKRKDAGGDVGILVVNASLGFLSNFEDAYRLWAFVAKFLDADFVEKERWRYTALNQKTVEV; from the coding sequence ATGCTCGTGCTCATCAACAGAtatttcaggagcaggaacagcaacaacagcagcagcaacccggcgggaggtggaggcggcggcgacgagatgGCGCCGGCGGCAGCCTCGGCCTCGGCCTCAGCCTCCAACGTGCCTGCGGACCTTGACCACATGTGCCTGCCGGGCTGCATGCCCGTGGGCGGCGCCAAGCGGGCCGccgcctcggcggcggcggcggcggcggccacggtcaccaccaccaccacggcgAGGGCGTCGCGGCACAACTTCGTCAAGGCCGCGGCGTCGGGCCTGCTGGCCGGGGCGCACTTCACCAACCACGAGTCGCTGCCGCCGCTGCCGGACGCCTACGCCGAGTTCGCCGCGGCGTTCCCGCAGTACGCCCAGGGCGGCGCGCGCGCCGACGCCATCCGGGGCGAGGAGTACCAGCACCTGGACCGCCACGTGTGCCTCGACTACACCGGCATCAACCTCTTCTCGCACGCCCAGATGAACTCCTCCCTgccctccacctcctccgccgcgCCGCCTCCGCCGTCCTCGTCCGCCTCCGCGTGGCAGCCGCCCTTCTTCGACATCGCGTACAAGTCCACGAGCCTGCGCACGCAGGTGCAGCAATGCGGGGACGCCACCGTCGCGGCCAAGGCGGCGGGCGCGGGTATCGGCGCCGCCGTCACCAGGCGCATCATGGCGTCGCTCAAGATCCCCGACGACGAGTACGCCATGGTGTGCACCGCCAACAGGACCACCGCGTTCCGCCTCCTCGCGGAGTCCTACTCGTTCCAGCCCGGGAAGCAGCTGCTCCCCGTGTACGACTACGACAGCGAGGCcgtggccgccatggccgacagcgcgcgccgccgcggcgccgagGTCACGTCCGCGAGCTTCGCCTGGCCGAGCATGAGGATCCACGGCACCGACCTCCGCAAGAGGCTGGCCAGGGGCCGTCgctgccgcggcggcggcggcggaggaggacgcGGGCTCTTCGTCTTCCCGCTCGCCTCCCGCATGACGGGCGCCCGGTACCCGTACCTGTGGATGAGCGCGGCGCACGAGCAAGGGTGGCACGTCGCGCTGGACGCGTGCGCGCTCGGCACCAAGGACCTCGACACGTTCGGGCTCTCCCTCATCCGCCCGGACTTCATAGTCTGCAACTTCTTCAAGGTGTTCGGCGAGAACCCTTCCGGCTTCGCGGGGCTCTTCGTCAAGAAGTCCAGCCTCGCCGCGCTCGAGCGCTCCGTCATCGCGCGCAGCATCGGCATCGTCAGCATCGTGCCCGCCCGCCGCTGGTCGCTCCACGACGGCTACTCCACCGAGCTGGAGCACTCGCGGAGCTTCCCCAAGCTCGCCGCCGAACCGGCGGCCCTGGACGACGTCGACGTCGAGACCACCAGCTCCTTCTCCGGCCCGCTCAGCTCCACCGCCATCACTCGCAGCAGGACCCTGCAGTCTGACGCGGCGGAGAACGGCGACGCCCATGCCCCGGAGATCCGCGAGGTCGACAGCAGCACGGCAGAGAACGGCGGCTTCGGCTTCTACTCGGAGGAACCCAGAGCAGAGAACGGACACGAAACAGAGGAGCAGCTGGCCgccaaggaggaggaggaggaggaacacGGGAGCGTGATGGAGGTGGAGTGCCGGGGACTGGACCACGCGGACGCGCTGGGGCTCATCGCCATCGGCAACCGGCTGCGCTGCATCAGCAACTGGCTGGTGGTGGCCCTGCAGAAGCTGCGGCACCCGCACGCCGACAACGGCCACCAGCTGGTGAAGCTGTACGGCCCGCGCGTCAAGTTCGACCGGGGGCCCTCGCTGGCGTTCAACGTGTTCGACTGGAAAGGCGAGCGGGTGTCGCCGCTGCTGGTGCAGAAGCTCGCCGACCGCCACAGCATCTCCCTCACCTGCGGCTTCCTGTGCAACATCTGGTTCTCAGACAAGTACGAGGCCGAGAGGAGCGTTGTGCTGGAGCACAGGATCGCCGGCGATTCCGTTGCTGTGGGCGCCGGAGGGAAGAAGAGGAAGGACGCCGGTGGCGACGTGGGGATCCTCGTGGTGAATGCGTCGCTGGGGTTCCTGAGCAACTTTGAGGACGCGTACAGGCTGTGGGCGTTTGTGGCCAAGTTCCTGGACGCCGACTTCGTGGAGAAGGAGAGGTGGAGGTACACCGCGCTGAACCAGAAGACGGTCGAGGTGTAG
- the LOC8057863 gene encoding uncharacterized protein LOC8057863 isoform X2 yields the protein MQKDGISCGLWMVNFMEYWTGSSLSDEVTQDDINNFRFKLPAILWDSTSNIRNVHRELKQPSAGGDSPSDVEIIDITTDVPKPSTRIFMNRKELLHRVSTYIWSIDNQEWLDKEWVLSTTPYPISISLRTIRDILDKSKPMDSRCFNMAVRTVACNEARFIIEEDKWCFMDLKFCDIAQIGRDTRCRDEINYEELAGLFECWTPCYYIKDCSTVLLPYHRDRLYILFIIDMRKKIVYIMDPLAPKLKYTGTDRCSPYLTTLHDIAYHFNHAMKLANATWNIDISEWHPEVPTWTPKNYSWVEVR from the exons ATGCAAAAAGATGG AATATCGTGCGGTCTATGGATGGTAAACTTTATGGAATATTGGACGGGATCTTCCCTCTCTGATGAAGTAACTCAG GATGATATCAATAATTTTAGGTTTAAGCTACCTGCTATATTGTGGGATTCTACATCAAACATTAGGAATGTACACCGAGAACTCAAACAACCAAGTGCAGGCGGAGATAGTCCAAGTGATGTTGAAATTATTGATATTACGACCGATGTGCCTAAACCATCTACCAGAATATTCATGAACAGAAAGGAATTGTTGCATCGGGTGAGCACATACATATGGTCGATTGATAATCAAGAGTGGTtaga CAAAGAATGGGTCCTGAGCACCACACCATATCCGATCTCTATAAGTCTCAGGACAATCAGAGATATTTTAGATAAAAGCAAACCCATGGATAGTAGATGCTTCAATATGGCTGTTCGGACGGTAGCATGCAACGAAGCTAGGTTTATTATAGAAGAAGACAAATGGTGCTTCATGGATCTCAAGTTCTGT GATATAGCTCAGATTGGACGAGATACACGGTGTCGTGACGAGATAAACTACGAAGAGCTAGCAGGATTGTTTGAATGTTGGACCCCGTGCTACTATATTAAAGACTGCAGCACT GTTCTATTGCCATATCATCGAGAtaggctctatattttattcatAATAGATATGAGGAAGAAAATAGTGTACATTATGGACCCGCTTGCTCCTAAACTAAAGTACACAGGCACTGATAGATGTAGTCCATATCTAACTACATTACATGATATTGCCTATCATTTCAACCATGCCATGAAATTGGCAAATGCTACATGGAACATTGATATTTCTGAGTGGCATCCTGAAGTTCCAACATGGACTCCAAAAAATTATTCCTG GGTGGAGGTTCGCTGA
- the LOC8057863 gene encoding uncharacterized protein LOC8057863 isoform X1 yields the protein MQKDGISCGLWMVNFMEYWTGSSLSDEVTQDDINNFRFKLPAILWDSTSNIRNVHRELKQPSAGGDSPSDVEIIDITTDVPKPSTRIFMNRKELLHRVSTYIWSIDNQEWLDKEWVLSTTPYPISISLRTIRDILDKSKPMDSRCFNMAVRTVACNEARFIIEEDKWCFMDLKFCDIAQIGRDTRCRDEINYEELAGLFECWTPCYYIKDCSTVLLPYHRDRLYILFIIDMRKKIVYIMDPLAPKLKYTGTDRCSPYLTTLHDIAYHFNHAMKLANATWNIDISEWHPEVPTWTPKNYSWKVSGFLVYSYLKEWDGNRLFVHPGGGSLRTECLVDILQSNQNERANIIPEELRDLLKQLGTYL from the exons ATGCAAAAAGATGG AATATCGTGCGGTCTATGGATGGTAAACTTTATGGAATATTGGACGGGATCTTCCCTCTCTGATGAAGTAACTCAG GATGATATCAATAATTTTAGGTTTAAGCTACCTGCTATATTGTGGGATTCTACATCAAACATTAGGAATGTACACCGAGAACTCAAACAACCAAGTGCAGGCGGAGATAGTCCAAGTGATGTTGAAATTATTGATATTACGACCGATGTGCCTAAACCATCTACCAGAATATTCATGAACAGAAAGGAATTGTTGCATCGGGTGAGCACATACATATGGTCGATTGATAATCAAGAGTGGTtaga CAAAGAATGGGTCCTGAGCACCACACCATATCCGATCTCTATAAGTCTCAGGACAATCAGAGATATTTTAGATAAAAGCAAACCCATGGATAGTAGATGCTTCAATATGGCTGTTCGGACGGTAGCATGCAACGAAGCTAGGTTTATTATAGAAGAAGACAAATGGTGCTTCATGGATCTCAAGTTCTGT GATATAGCTCAGATTGGACGAGATACACGGTGTCGTGACGAGATAAACTACGAAGAGCTAGCAGGATTGTTTGAATGTTGGACCCCGTGCTACTATATTAAAGACTGCAGCACT GTTCTATTGCCATATCATCGAGAtaggctctatattttattcatAATAGATATGAGGAAGAAAATAGTGTACATTATGGACCCGCTTGCTCCTAAACTAAAGTACACAGGCACTGATAGATGTAGTCCATATCTAACTACATTACATGATATTGCCTATCATTTCAACCATGCCATGAAATTGGCAAATGCTACATGGAACATTGATATTTCTGAGTGGCATCCTGAAGTTCCAACATGGACTCCAAAAAATTATTCCTG GAAAGTGTCCGGCTTCCTTGTATACAGTTATTTAAAAGAGTGGGACGGGAATAGATTGTTTGTCCACCCT GGTGGAGGTTCGCTGAGGACGGAATGTTTGGTGGACATTCTACAGAGTAATCAAAATGAACGTGCAAACATTATCCCTGAAGAGCTTCGAGATCTACTTAAGCAATTAGGAACTTATTTGTAG